The proteins below come from a single Camarhynchus parvulus chromosome 29, STF_HiC, whole genome shotgun sequence genomic window:
- the LOC115914480 gene encoding inhibin beta C chain-like produces the protein MAPPGPWLLLLAAVLCAAAAAAEPRCPSCPASPERWLLEEVAKKQLLEKLRLRDRPRLAHAVPRAAVTRALRRLQAGGARRNPGGTGDEEEEEQSYEIISFAETDLTSPSSLGLQFQFSQAQDQDLRILQAQLWLYLRVPHSSLTLRIFLASKIGAGAGGNLTLLGERRLSATGSGWRSFPLLPELQSFFSRHSRTLRLELDGSNVTAELNASWSHQPFLVAKVKVREPGHRVAKRSLRCSQNSNLCCRKDFYVDFRDIGWNDWIIKPEGYQINYCVGQCPLHVAGSPGMASSFHTAVFNLVKANNVQASGHSCCVPTRRRPLSVLYFDRNSNIVKTDIPDMIVDACGCS, from the exons ATGGCTCCGCCGggcccgtggctgctgctgctggccgcGGTTCTgtgcgcggcggcggcggcggccgagcCCCGGTGCCCGTCGTGCCCGGCGAGCCCGGAGCggtggctgctggaggaggtggccaagaagcagctgctggaaaagctgcgGCTCCGCGATCGCCCGCGGCTCGCCCACGCCGTGCCCCGCGCCGCCGTGACCCGCGCCCTGCGGCGGCTGCAGGCGGGAGGCGCCCGCCGGAACCCCGGTGGTACCggggacgaggaggaggaggagcagagctaCGAGATCATCAGTTTCGCGGAGACAG ATCTCACATCTCCCTCCAGTTTGGGGCTGCAATTCCAGTTCAGCCAAGCGCAGGACCAGGACCTTCGCATcctgcaggctcagctctggctcTACCTGCGAGTTCCCCACTCCAGCCTCACCCTGAGGATCTTCCTGGCCTCCAAAAtcggggctggggcagggggcaACCTCACGCTGCTGGGGGAGAGGCGGCTGAGCGCGACGGGCAGCGGCTGGCGCTCCTTCCCCCTCCTACCGGAGCTCCAGAGCTTCTTCTCCAGGCACAGCCGGACCCTGCGGCTGGAACTGGATGGCAGCAATGTTACGGCCGAGCTCAATGCCAGCTGGTCCCACCAGCCCTTCCTGGTGGCCAAAGTGAAGGTGAGGGAGCCCGGACACCGCGTGGCCAAGCGCAGCCTCCGCTGCAGCCAGAATTCCAATCTCTGCTGCCGCAAGGATTTCTACGTGGATTTCCGCGACATCGGTTGGAATGACTGGATCATCAAGCCTGAGGGTTACCAGATCAATTACTGCGTGGGCCAGTGCCCTCTGCACgtggctggcagccctggcatggCCTCTTCCTTCCACACAGCCGTCTTCAACCTGGTCAAAGCCAACAATGTCCAAGCCTCGGGGCATTCCTGCTGCGTGCCCACACGGCGCCGCCCGCTCTCCGTGCTCTACTTTGATCGCAACAGCAACATTGTCAAGACTGACATCCCCGACATGATTGTGGATGCTTGTGGCTGTAGTTAG